The following are encoded in a window of Cydia amplana chromosome 20, ilCydAmpl1.1, whole genome shotgun sequence genomic DNA:
- the LOC134657551 gene encoding nuclear hormone receptor HR96, with protein MDSSSESSDKKVEDEQRKELAAHQKICLVCGDKALGYNFNAISCESCKAFFRRNALTSKEFKCPFSNNCDITVITRRFCQKCRLEKCLAIGMVKEFIMSDEDKAEKRRKIEENRAKKRQRDPDEDITSSKNFKRDDDAINTFTPQTQESVIQYDVLNSTTCSPNSTVQSPLSNEVDSLSSPPGYGSYVPVQSADHPYTMKVFPMDEKTQYDPRMMESYNMCDSMMSIESNMYEQPKQNSIRSILTNGDAINREAKPLHMCEELPSTSTDADINKARDILQDVERIEPNSMESILCEAIKLEFEAYTSINHCSGSSRELNEVERAKLNELIVANKALHAPIDDDMSQLVAADCTSNLKDGDGVHDPRLVTIVNLTAIAIRRFIKMAKKINAFKNMCEEDQVALLKGGCIEMMVLRSTMTYDGQMNQWKVPHSQEQFGCIRTDVLKLAKGNIYRSHESFIRSFDTRWRQDEQIILVMSAILLFTPDRPKVVHRDVIKLEQNSYYYLLRRYLESVYPGCEAKSTFLKLIQKILELRKLAAEVTGVYLDVNPIEPLLMEIFDLKHHPA; from the exons atgGATAGTAGTAGTGAATCAAGTGATAAAAAAGTGGAGGATGAACAAAGAAAGGAGTTGGCGGCGCATCAGAAAATTTGTCTAGTATGTGGAGACAAGGCGTTGGGGTATAACTTTAACGCTATATCCTGTGAGAGTTGTAAGGCGTTTTTCCGTCGTAATGCTTTAACTAGCAAGGAGTTTAAATGCCCGTTCTCCAACAACTGCGATATTACGGTTATAACTCGGCGTTTCTGCCAGAAATGCCGTTTAGAAAAATGCCTAGCCATCGGCATGGTGAAAGAGTTTATCATGTCAGATGAGGATAAAGCAGAGAAACGGAGGAAAATAGAAGAGAATAGAGCGAAGAAGAGGCAGCGGGATCCGGACGAGGATATAACTAGCTCGAAGAACTTTAAGCGAGACGATGATGCTATAAACACCTTTACGCCTCAAACACAAGAGTCTGTGATACAATATGATGTCCTTAACAGTACTACGTGTAGCCCTAACAGTACCGTACAATCTCCTCTTAGCAATGAGGTTGACTCGTTAAGTTCTCCTCCGGGTTACGGGTCCTATGTTCCGGTTCAGAGCGCAGATCACCCGTACACAATGAAGGTGTTCCCGATGGATGAGAAGACTCAGTATGATCCGAGGATGATGGAGTCATACAACATGTGTGATAGTATGATGTCCATTGAAAGTAATATGTATGAACAGCCAAAGCAGAACAGTATaag GTCAATATTGACAAATGGCGATGCGATCAACCGGGAAGCGAAGCCGCTACACATGTGCGAAGAGCTACCGTCCACGAGCACTGATGCTGATATTAATAAAGCTAGAGATATACTGCAGGACGTGGAACG AATAGAACCTAATTCCATGGAGTCCATACTGTGTGAGGCGATCAAACTGGAATTCGAAGCGTACACCTCCATTAACCACTGCAGTGGGTCATCCAGAGAACTAAATGAG GTGGAGCGAGCCAAGCTAAACGAGCTTATAGTGGCCAACAAAGCTCTGCACGCTCCTATAGACGACGACATGTCGCAGCTTGTAGCCGCTGACTGCACTTCCAACCTCAAA GATGGTGACGGCGTTCACGACCCGCGGCTAGTGACCATTGTGAACCTTACTGCCATAGCAATAAGGCGGTTTATCAAGATGGCCAAGAAAATTAACGCCTTCAAGAACATGTGTGAAGAAGATCAG GTAGCTCTTCTAAAAGGAGGCTGTATAGAGATGATGGTCCTGAGGAGTACAATGACTTATGATGGACAAATGAATCAGTGGAAG GTACCTCACTCGCAAGAGCAATTCGGCTGCATCCGCACCGACGTCCTAAAGCTGGCGAAAGGAAACATTTACCGCTCGCACGAGTCGTTCATTCGCTCGTTCGACACGCGGTGGAGACAGGACGAACAGATCATACTGGTCATGTCCGCCATTTTGTTGTTCACCCCGGACCGGCCGAAGGTCGTACATCGGGATGTTATCAAACTAGAACAG AATTCCTACTACTACCTACTCCGGCGCTACCTAGAAAGCGTCTACCCGGGCTGCGAAGCTAAATCCACATTTCTCAAGCTCATACAGAAGATTCTAGAACTTCGGAAGCTTGCGGCAGAAGTCACCGGGGTGTATCTAGATGTGAACCCTATTGAACCACTTCTGATGGAGATATTTGATTTGAAACACCATCCTGCATAG